The following proteins are co-located in the Arctopsyche grandis isolate Sample6627 chromosome 3, ASM5162203v2, whole genome shotgun sequence genome:
- the LOC143923188 gene encoding uncharacterized protein LOC143923188 — translation MSGYMEVKLPTMSTRGFTTWKTWKKQWCILRPQAVKQGIIVVLHASAGMSSTSQVEIPKGSIICRTISKVKDYAFGIYSSINSQRSLLLMAGQSESESQLWMLRMRAMLDGKDRTDNNHHTDNNFTVSVIENDFSNACGFKGLYGVLKITSDYFEISDTTGQTKAHFTFTDISSIDLIYNANTKVDNQRILTVRTNSNFKHGLGQFSFFCLYANLLTNKLRNKLLHLSPEIVFRKLDRRISRSEGTLFTMDDFKEYSFESERDSGLSSCEPISSKSKSKWYYSLQDPSIRLSVNDKGYFLKGKVASTLISAGVLLSTPGHTSKAKLQHCDKKVVKSSENILSRTQISDFSECSFDRRSSGVSVASGHYEEISEQNLIHKNPRVSKAMRVSADNTYEALVECIYGTARRQSKKILPPPLPPRHRIHSGKFDSASDSGVEEESLCSIINQEASETKSCSIHSSIGSLSSLPQYLMCETESTKGSLKYGNKLHTAFDVFRKRVQSDTHHLKGKFHNGNKVTACQCDAASITSSETSSITQKKKFDSNVTPSKPINMLRNSKMARALRRLGGGSHFNDMKDSAKSCENLESFESNILTNKRCSKSEENLDLNLDAPDINGEFENLNIELSPKWYGDKSDDNIKDLSVICADNSFKNAYPEDILELVLRGETKLIQQKLKKRAAEEEYIPMSPCGYVESIACEKLSEAVNSEAEIENNYMVMKSV, via the exons ATGTCAGGGTATATGGAAGTGAAACTACCAACGATGTCAACCCGAGGTTTTACCACTTGGAAG ACTTGGAAGAAGCAATGGTGCATTTTAAGACCTCAGGCTGTCAAACAGGGTATCATCGTTGTCCTTCATGCATCTGCTGGCATGTCTTCGACATCGCAAGTAGAAATTCCCAAAGGTTCAATCATTTGCCGTACCATTTCCAAGGTAAAAGATTATgcatttggaatatattcttcAATAAATAGTCAAAGATCACTTTTGCTCATGGCTGGACAGTCGGAAAGTGAAAGTCAACTGTGGATGTTAAGAATGAGAGCTATGCTCGATGGAAAAGATCGAACAg ATAATAATCACCATACAGATAATAATTTCACAGTGTCagtaattgaaaatgatttttctaACGCATGTGGATTTAAAGGATTGTATGGTGTATTGAAAATTACATcagattattttgaaatatctgATACAACAGGTCAAACAAAAGCGCATTTTACTTTCACTGATATTAGCAGCATTGACTTGATATATAATGCTAATACAAAGGTTGACAACCAAAGAATTCTCACTGTAAGGACTAATag CAATTTCAAGCACGGACTCGGAcagttttctttcttttgtttgtaTGCAAATTTACTTACAAATAAATTGAGAAACAAACTTCTACATTTGAGCCCTGAAATAGTATTTAGAAAATTAGACAGACGAATTAGTAGAAGTGAAGGCACACTATTTACAATGGATGATTTTAAAGAATATTCTTTTGAAAGTGAAAGAGATTCTG gaCTTTCATCGTGTGAACCAATTTCATCTAAAAGTAAAAGCAAATGGTATTATTCCTTGCAAGATCCCAGCATTAGGCTTTCCGTTAATGACAAAGGCTATTTTCTAAAAGGAAAG GTTGCATCAACTCTAATATCGGCCGGAGTTTTATTAAGTACACCGGGACATACGAGCAAAGCAAAATTACAGCACTGTGACAAAAAAGTTGTAAAATCTAGTGAAAACATATTATCCCGAACACAGATATCAGATTTTTCCGAGTG CTCATTTGATCGACGGTCTTCTGGAGTGTCAGTTGCTTCTGGGCATTATGAAGAAATATCGGAGCAAAATCTTATACATAAAAATCCTCGCGTTTCAAAAGCAATGAGAGTTTCTGCTGATAATACCTATGAAGCTTTGGTTGAGTGTATCTATGGCACTGCTCGCAGACAAAGTAAAAAGATTTTACCACCGCCGTTGCCACCAAGACATAGAATTCATTCTGGGAAATTTGATAG tGCAAGTGACTCGGGTGTTGAAGAAGAAAGCTTGTGCTCAATTATCAATCAAGAAGCTAGTGAAACTAAATCGTGCTCAATTCACAGCTCGATTGGCTCTCTTAGTTCTTTACCACAATACTTGATGTGTGAAACGGAATCGACAAAAGGAAGCCTAAAGTATGGTAACAAATTACACACAGCTTTTGATGTCTTTCGAAAAAGAGTTCAAAGCGACACACACCatttaaaaggaaaatttcATAATGGCAATAAAGTTACTGCTTGCCAGTGCGATGCTGCATCTATTACATCTAGTGAAACATCATCTATTACCCAAAAAAAGAAATTTGATAGCAATGTGACGCCCTCAAAGCCAATCAACATGTTGAGAAATTCCAAAATGGCTAGAGCATTAAGAAGATTAGGTGGTGGTAGCCATTTTAATGATATGAAAGATTCTGCCAAGAGTTGTGAAAATCTCGAATCTTttgaatcaaatattttaaccaATAAGAGATGCTCTAAATCTGAGGAGAATCTTGATTTGAATCTGGACGCACCAGACATTAATGgtgaatttgaaaatttgaacatTGAATTATCGCCAAAATGGTATGGAGATAAAAGCGATGACAACATAAAAGACCTGTCAGTTATATGCGCTGACAATAGCTTTAAAAATGCATATCCAGAAGATATCCTTGAACTTGTTTTACGAGGCGAAACCAAGTTGATAcaacaaaaattgaaaaaaagggCAGCTGAAGAAGAATATATTCCAATGTCTCCATGTGGTTATGTAGAATCTATTGCATGTGAAAAGCTATCCGAGGCCGTGAATTCAGAAGccgaaattgaaaataattacatgGTGATGAAAAGCGTGTGA
- the LOC143909922 gene encoding WD repeat-containing protein CG11141, whose amino-acid sequence MYRLSVPVCRCVDDVGDDSLKRRSDCEQMEAPREWAPCSQIWSAVSETASWWGLPRSKTTRLTAVAAEPLHLAFGSECGHLLWYHRDTARLQRLRIENSRSPVTCVKIVSTVDHMVAAGDKTGQVTIFQIPKPHPDSVPDYIKPKTNQQIERYTISDLHKTEITSLEWSKNGMKLFSGDKNGIVVLTEIDFYMHICKSIEIINESYEIVQLSYYQNHLLISSVFRSILCHKDNLKWNVDQVGKKDRKNLCKLGGTFCFNYDKPNDVRIYSARPGMRIWTSDFQGNVLETLLFKDTIANPTNHVELLNPATKKKAPSTKDLNFGPLLEFNDNYLVSYNEELLYILDPETLVAIAAVDDFRRIISVAVNKQEIFVLEGDSSIVRLAYAPDVEVTNADENRMTKSLINPIQFAFSTIKDIANSETKLFFSDTTEQCDTPINTMEDSAIPTFTDTTSVVKAEECFELPPVKDLTADIDNNTIERLLSNLCFENEITSKDCSNAKKPNVKSLVFPTQRNVNKLQIFDSISRIEFSDDILHSSKKCKKNNSSNICENPTDLKESPAKNVKIPKMTKPSIMSASFYHDNKLLPDDRSPESIEKEIKDKEEILAKALNLEPITLCQVKPLSPIFLNNDDLHVSNNTVKKTLTINNDNGKIQNVIHDNKKVVVLKKNDRTKSEPPIDLTPKCVSIPNLWNLQEIKIKSNIQEKNEKRVENNIVYDADWELV is encoded by the exons ATGTATCGGTTATCGGTTCCGGTGTGTCGATGTGTAGATGATGTCGGTGATGACAGTTTGAAGCGACGAAGCGACTGTGAGCAAATGGAGGCCCCCAGGGAATGGGCCCCCTGCTCCCAAATCTGGTCTGCAGTTTCGGAAACTGCCAGCTGGTGGGGTCTTCCGCGATCGAAGACCACTCGCTTGACAGCTGTGGCAGCCGAACCTCTCCATCTGGCTTTTGGATCTGAATGTGGACATTTGTTGTGGTATCACAGAGACACCGCGCGTCTACAACGTCTACGTATCGAG AACTCGCGCAGCCCTGTAACATGTGTTAAAATTGTCTCCACCGTAGACCATATGGTAGCGGCCGGTGACAAAACTGGCCAAGTTACAATATTTCAAATTCCAAAACCTCATCCAGATAGCGTACCCGACTATATTAAACCGAAAACTAACCAACAAATCGAAAG atatacgatAAGTGACCTTCACAAAACTGAAATAACATCCCTTGAATGGTCGAAAAATGGAATGAAACTATTTTCTGGCGATAAAAATGGAATTGTGGTTTTAACAGAAATCGATTTCtatatg cacatttgcAAATCGATCGAAATTATCAATGAATCCTATGAAATAGTACAGCTTAGCTACTATCAAAATCATTTGCTCATATCGAGTGTATTTCGAAGTATTTTatgtcacaaagacaatttaaaATGGAATGTCGATCAAGTTGGGAAGAAAGATAGAAAAAA TCTTTGCAAGTTGGGCGgtacattttgttttaattatgatAAACCGAATGATGTGCGTATTTACTCAGCCCGCCCAGGTATGAGAATATGGACATCTGATTTTCAAGGAAATGTTCTCGAAACTCTATTATTTAAA GATACAATCGCAAATCCGACTAACCACGTTGAATTACTAAATCCTGCTACCAAAAAAAAAGCTCCATCAACGAAAGATTTGAATTTTGGACCACTATTAGAATTCAACGATAATTACCTTGTAAGCTACAATGAAGAATTACTTTACATATTGGATCCTGAGACATTAGTAGCTATAGCAGCAGTAGATGATTTCAGGag AATTATTTCTGTGGCTGTCAATAAGCAAGAAATATTTGTATTGGAAGGTGACAGCAGTATTGTTAGACTTGCTTATGCACCCGATGTTGAAGTCACAAATGCAG atGAAAATAGGATGACAAAATCTCTAATCAACCCCATTCAATTCGCTTTTAGCACAATTAAGGACATAGCTAATTCTGAAACAAAACTATTTTTCTCTGATACAACAGAACAATGTGATACTCCAATAAATACAATGGAAGATTCAGCAATTCCAACATTTACAGATACGACCAGTGTGGTTAAAGCAGAGGAGTGTTTTGAACTTCCTCCAGTTAAGGATTTAACAGCTGATATTGACAACAACACCATTGAAAGACTGTTGTCAAATTTAtgttttgaaaatgaaattacTTCTAAAGATTGTTCTAATGCCAAAAAACCCAATGTGAAATCGCTGGTTTTTCCAACACAAAGAAACGTgaacaaattacaaatatttgattCCATAAGTCGGATTGAATTTTCAGATGATATATTGCATAGttctaaaaaatgtaaaaaaaataattcatcaaaTATTTGCGAGAACCCTACTGATTTGAAAGAATCACCTGCAAAGAACGTGAAAATCCCTAAGATGACTAAACCGAGCATTATGTCAGCAAGTTTCTATCACGATAATAA aTTATTGCCTGACGATAGGAGTCCGGAGTCTattgaaaaagaaattaaaGATAAAGAAGAAATATTAGCTAAGGCATTAAATTTAGAACCTATAACTTTATGCCAAGTAAAACCATTATCtcccatatttttaaataatgatgatTTACATGTTTCAAATAATACTGTCAAAAAAACTCTTACAATAAATAACGATAATGGAAAAATTCAAAACGTCATCCATGACAATAAAAAAGTggtagtattgaaaaaaaatgacagaACAAAAAGTGAACCACCAATAGATTTGACACCAAAGTGTGTATCTATTCCAAATTTGTGGAATTtacaagaaataaaaattaaatcaaatattcaagaaaaaaatgaaaaacgtgttgaaaataatattgtttatgATGCTGATTGGGAATTGGtatga